From a region of the Cygnus atratus isolate AKBS03 ecotype Queensland, Australia chromosome 3, CAtr_DNAZoo_HiC_assembly, whole genome shotgun sequence genome:
- the PIGF gene encoding phosphatidylinositol-glycan biosynthesis class F protein isoform X5: MRDAEIRRLWAANLLCAASVVLTAVVPAFFLDGFTVLGTHLTWLCVCSVCVGTLNVMLCLVLKPSLSPKRSSLGNKISRFLKCCIYFFMSCILFHAIIVLYGAPLIESVTETFLFAVLLSTFTTLQCLCMLGPNIQAWIRVFSKNGATCIWENSLQITTTCSILGAWFGAFPIPLDWDRPWQ, encoded by the exons ATGAGGGATGCCGAAATAAGGAGGCTGTGGGCTGCCAACCTGCTCTGCGCTGCCTCCGTCGTCCTGACTGCTGTCGTGCCAGCTTTCTTCCTGGACGGGTTCACGGTTTTGGGGACGCACCTCACGTGGCTGTGCGTTTGTTCTGTTTGCGTCGGTACCCTTAATGTAATGTTGTGTTTAGTTCTAAAACCAAGCCTGTCTCCTAAGAGAAGTTCTTTGGGTAACAAG ATATCCAGATTTCTAAAATGCTGTATATACTTTTTCATGTCTTGCATACTATTTCATGCGATTATTGTTCTTTATGGAGCACCTCTCATAGA GTCAGTGACtgagacatttttgtttgcagttctTCTGTCCACCTTTACTACTTTACAATGTTTATGTATGCTGGGACCAAACATACAAGCTTGGATACGGGTATTTAGTAAAAATGG AGCTACCTGCATCTGGGAAAACAGTCTACAGATTACTACAACATGCAGTATACTAGGAGCTTGGTTTGGAGCATTTCCTATTCCTCTTGATTGGGATCGACCTTGGCAG TAA
- the PIGF gene encoding phosphatidylinositol-glycan biosynthesis class F protein isoform X2, which translates to MRDAEIRRLWAANLLCAASVVLTAVVPAFFLDGFTVLGTHLTWLCVCSVCVGTLNVMLCLVLKPSLSPKRSSLGNKISRFLKCCIYFFMSCILFHAIIVLYGAPLIESVTETFLFAVLLSTFTTLQCLCMLGPNIQAWIRVFSKNGATCIWENSLQITTTCSILGAWFGAFPIPLDWDRPWQIDYFRLMVCFQ; encoded by the exons ATGAGGGATGCCGAAATAAGGAGGCTGTGGGCTGCCAACCTGCTCTGCGCTGCCTCCGTCGTCCTGACTGCTGTCGTGCCAGCTTTCTTCCTGGACGGGTTCACGGTTTTGGGGACGCACCTCACGTGGCTGTGCGTTTGTTCTGTTTGCGTCGGTACCCTTAATGTAATGTTGTGTTTAGTTCTAAAACCAAGCCTGTCTCCTAAGAGAAGTTCTTTGGGTAACAAG ATATCCAGATTTCTAAAATGCTGTATATACTTTTTCATGTCTTGCATACTATTTCATGCGATTATTGTTCTTTATGGAGCACCTCTCATAGA GTCAGTGACtgagacatttttgtttgcagttctTCTGTCCACCTTTACTACTTTACAATGTTTATGTATGCTGGGACCAAACATACAAGCTTGGATACGGGTATTTAGTAAAAATGG AGCTACCTGCATCTGGGAAAACAGTCTACAGATTACTACAACATGCAGTATACTAGGAGCTTGGTTTGGAGCATTTCCTATTCCTCTTGATTGGGATCGACCTTGGCAG attgACTATTTCAGGTTGATGGTGTGCTTTCAGTAA
- the PIGF gene encoding phosphatidylinositol-glycan biosynthesis class F protein isoform X4: MRDAEIRRLWAANLLCAASVVLTAVVPAFFLDGFTVLGTHLTWLCVCSVCVGTLNVMLCLVLKPSLSPKRSSLGNKISRFLKCCIYFFMSCILFHAIIVLYGAPLIESVTETFLFAVLLSTFTTLQCLCMLGPNIQAWIRVFSKNGATCIWENSLQITTTCSILGAWFGAFPIPLDWDRPWQVTS; encoded by the exons ATGAGGGATGCCGAAATAAGGAGGCTGTGGGCTGCCAACCTGCTCTGCGCTGCCTCCGTCGTCCTGACTGCTGTCGTGCCAGCTTTCTTCCTGGACGGGTTCACGGTTTTGGGGACGCACCTCACGTGGCTGTGCGTTTGTTCTGTTTGCGTCGGTACCCTTAATGTAATGTTGTGTTTAGTTCTAAAACCAAGCCTGTCTCCTAAGAGAAGTTCTTTGGGTAACAAG ATATCCAGATTTCTAAAATGCTGTATATACTTTTTCATGTCTTGCATACTATTTCATGCGATTATTGTTCTTTATGGAGCACCTCTCATAGA GTCAGTGACtgagacatttttgtttgcagttctTCTGTCCACCTTTACTACTTTACAATGTTTATGTATGCTGGGACCAAACATACAAGCTTGGATACGGGTATTTAGTAAAAATGG AGCTACCTGCATCTGGGAAAACAGTCTACAGATTACTACAACATGCAGTATACTAGGAGCTTGGTTTGGAGCATTTCCTATTCCTCTTGATTGGGATCGACCTTGGCAG gtGACCTCTTAA
- the CRIPT gene encoding cysteine-rich PDZ-binding protein, with the protein MVCEKCERKLGTVITPDTWKDGARNTTESGGRKLNENKALTSKKARFDPYGKNKFAICRICKSSVHQPGSHYCQGCAYKKGICSMCGKKVLDTKNYKQTSV; encoded by the exons ATGGTGTGCGAGAAGT GTGAGAGGAAGCTCGGTACCGTGATCACTCCCGATACGTGGAAGGACGGGGCGAGAAACACCACAG AGAGTGGTGGCCGaaagctaaatgaaaacaaggcGTTGACCTCAAAGAAGGCAAG aTTTGATCCTTATGGAAAGAACAAATTTGCAATATGTCGGATTTGTAAGAGTTCCGTCCATCAGCCAGGGTCTCACTATTGTCAAGGATGTGCCTATAAAAAAG GCATCTGCTCAATGTGTGGCAAGAAGGTCTTGGATACGAAGAACTACAAGCAAACCTCTGTCTAA
- the PIGF gene encoding phosphatidylinositol-glycan biosynthesis class F protein isoform X3: protein MRDAEIRRLWAANLLCAASVVLTAVVPAFFLDGFTVLGTHLTWLCVCSVCVGTLNVMLCLVLKPSLSPKRSSLGNKISRFLKCCIYFFMSCILFHAIIVLYGAPLIESVTETFLFAVLLSTFTTLQCLCMLGPNIQAWIRVFSKNGATCIWENSLQITTTCSILGAWFGAFPIPLDWDRPWQPEVI from the exons ATGAGGGATGCCGAAATAAGGAGGCTGTGGGCTGCCAACCTGCTCTGCGCTGCCTCCGTCGTCCTGACTGCTGTCGTGCCAGCTTTCTTCCTGGACGGGTTCACGGTTTTGGGGACGCACCTCACGTGGCTGTGCGTTTGTTCTGTTTGCGTCGGTACCCTTAATGTAATGTTGTGTTTAGTTCTAAAACCAAGCCTGTCTCCTAAGAGAAGTTCTTTGGGTAACAAG ATATCCAGATTTCTAAAATGCTGTATATACTTTTTCATGTCTTGCATACTATTTCATGCGATTATTGTTCTTTATGGAGCACCTCTCATAGA GTCAGTGACtgagacatttttgtttgcagttctTCTGTCCACCTTTACTACTTTACAATGTTTATGTATGCTGGGACCAAACATACAAGCTTGGATACGGGTATTTAGTAAAAATGG AGCTACCTGCATCTGGGAAAACAGTCTACAGATTACTACAACATGCAGTATACTAGGAGCTTGGTTTGGAGCATTTCCTATTCCTCTTGATTGGGATCGACCTTGGCAG CCTGAGGTAATTTAG
- the PIGF gene encoding phosphatidylinositol-glycan biosynthesis class F protein isoform X1, with product MRDAEIRRLWAANLLCAASVVLTAVVPAFFLDGFTVLGTHLTWLCVCSVCVGTLNVMLCLVLKPSLSPKRSSLGNKISRFLKCCIYFFMSCILFHAIIVLYGAPLIESVTETFLFAVLLSTFTTLQCLCMLGPNIQAWIRVFSKNGATCIWENSLQITTTCSILGAWFGAFPIPLDWDRPWQVWPISCSLGATFGYMAGLIIAPLWIHWNRKQLTYKSR from the exons ATGAGGGATGCCGAAATAAGGAGGCTGTGGGCTGCCAACCTGCTCTGCGCTGCCTCCGTCGTCCTGACTGCTGTCGTGCCAGCTTTCTTCCTGGACGGGTTCACGGTTTTGGGGACGCACCTCACGTGGCTGTGCGTTTGTTCTGTTTGCGTCGGTACCCTTAATGTAATGTTGTGTTTAGTTCTAAAACCAAGCCTGTCTCCTAAGAGAAGTTCTTTGGGTAACAAG ATATCCAGATTTCTAAAATGCTGTATATACTTTTTCATGTCTTGCATACTATTTCATGCGATTATTGTTCTTTATGGAGCACCTCTCATAGA GTCAGTGACtgagacatttttgtttgcagttctTCTGTCCACCTTTACTACTTTACAATGTTTATGTATGCTGGGACCAAACATACAAGCTTGGATACGGGTATTTAGTAAAAATGG AGCTACCTGCATCTGGGAAAACAGTCTACAGATTACTACAACATGCAGTATACTAGGAGCTTGGTTTGGAGCATTTCCTATTCCTCTTGATTGGGATCGACCTTGGCAG GTATGGCCCATTTCCTGTTCCCTCGGAGCTACCTTTGGCTATATGGCTGGTCTGATTATTGCACCTCTGTGGATACACTGGAACCGGAAGCAGCTTACATACAAAAGCAGATAA